The Festucalex cinctus isolate MCC-2025b chromosome 16, RoL_Fcin_1.0, whole genome shotgun sequence sequence tttttattttttttattttttttttatttgttaacagTGATTAATAATCAGAGAAAGCATGACTGAATACTGATTGTCTTATTACATAGATGACTATTTCTGTATTGAACaatgttttttaacaaaaataaaataaaaatattcatatcAATAACTATCTGTGAATGAGGTCGACACATGCAAGAGTCAATTAGTGAACTCTAATGCATCCAGGAGACAAAAATAACAACTGagctgttattaaaaaaaaaaaaaaaaaaacaacttaaatgGGTGATCTCAGTGATTCGGTTCCTGTTTAATCTTATGCCGGCattactaagttttttttttttgtttttttacttttcggTAACACTTGGAGAAGCACCAGATGGCGTGTATAAGTAGTTGCCATTGGTGTCCAAAGCTAAAGCAACACTTATGCACATGGGTGGCAAAAGTAATCACACCCCATACTTAAGTTGAAGTACAAGATGGTATTTCCACACGTCAACCTTCACGTGTGAATCGAGGCTGCCATTCACATGACAACCTCATTCGACGCTACTGTCAATATCACACGAAAAAGTAacacaaaaatgtgtatttacaCCAAACTGGAGTGCCTCAGGTTGCCGTAaatagcttcattttcccagcaTCCTTTGAGGCCACGGGAGGCTAGATTGATGGAGAGGCGCGGTGGGGAAAGAAAGTGCTAATATCGCTGTCAATCAAACATCtgatgtgagagagagagagagagagagacgcctTTTCTAGACAcatatgtaatattttattattaaaatgaacaGACAGATTCCTTTGCTCCTTAATTGTTTAAACTTTTGACTGGAATGATTACATGGTGATTAGTGTAGACAAAAGGTCATGTCATTTTTTGGAatacttaaaaaagaaaaagaaagacgggACGGCTTGACTGAGTCAAATGAACACTGCTTTCTCTGTCAAGCAGGGGCGCAATTATGTGCGCTTGTCACTTCCTGACATGGCCTCTGTTGCCAAGCAACACGCCAATGAGACGCTGCAAAAGTGGGAGCTTGATTGAATATTTGCCcaggacaaaataaaaagaaagacaaaggaaaattgatggatttttaatttaaagaatCACCACTCTAGTGTGACTGGATAGCCTAcgcctctttttatttttttaattttaaatccattctaagtttttattatttttttcgttgACAAGCGACATGACTGTAGGCAGCTTTCATAATTActctaccattaaaaaaaaaaacatcaaaacacaTCATTTAGCCTCTCCACCCGCTGTACTCCCACGGTTCTTTTtataaatagaacattttcttgTAAACTGTAATTGTTTTGTTATCGCTGCTGTGAGATGGCACGTAACTGCTGTCGTCAGGGACTTACAgtcatgatatatatatatatatatatatatatatatatatatatatatatatatatataaattccgttttttcaaaaatgactcATTTCGTGCATTTAAGATTGAATACAATTTTATTGaatttacagtttaaaaaaatccatccaaatCCTGCCAATCTTCCATCCATTAGCACCCGTAAAGAAATAAAGAGTTGCGTTTTATTGCAGGACAATTTAAGGATGCTGCGATCCTTTTCTGACGTTGACGGTGAGGTTTGCCTTGTTTAGACACCcaagcatagaaaaaaaaaaaaaaaacctgactcaGGGATTTTGAGATGCTCAATTATCATTGTTGCACTGCTAATGTGGAGGATATGCGCTTTGTGTCACATCTATTGGCCCTCTGGGCCCCCCTGCTGGCTAAGGAGCAATTGCCCGCCTTGCCTTGCGGCAAACTACACCTCGGACAACAATCATAGGAAGTATTTATTtggacaggggggaaaaaaaaaaaaaaaagacaattgtcCGTAACAAGAGTTAACACTGAATTTGCACAAAATCAACACTACGGTTGCACGTTATATGTCAGGTCTCTTTGATTATACAGTACAaatcttgtaaaaaaacaaaacaaaaccatttgGTCTCCATAATCATAATAAAGCCAACCAGAATAAATTACACAATGTGCTCGCATTCAACATCACATGACGACCTTGTTTTGATCTTTCCTCAAACTATCCTGCTCTTCGCTCAAGTTCACCACATGAACCTCTGTGCGGCGGCGCTGTCCGGCCACCGAAACGTCTTGTTGACGAAAACGTAAATGGTGACACCGTTGACGGCCGCGTACAGCGCGAACTCCAGGGCGAGCCTGGCCACGGACGGGAGCGGCATGTGCAGGCGGTACATCAGATACGGGACGATGAAGTAGCGGAATTCCAGCAGCTTCTGCGGGACGGTGGCGGCCAGGAGACAAGCCAGGAAGGCCGCGGTCCAGAAGAGCGAGCGCGACTTGAGCGAGTCCAGGAAGTGCCAGCCGGCGAAGATGTACACGGGAATGAGGAGGAAGCGCAGCACCTCGTGCCGCTGGAAGAACCGCCTCCACACGTAGAAGGTGAAGTGGCGGTTGTCCGCCAGCAGGTACTTGTGGACGGCGGTGAACTTCCACACCATGAGGACGGAAACGACGGTGGCCACGAGGAAGAGGACGGGCCGCTTTTTCATGGCCTGCAGGAAGCGCCGGACGCGGTGGTGACACAGCGAGACGGGAAGGGAGAAGAAGAGGGCGAaggagaagaagtagaagagcTGTGGGAAGTTGAGGCAGGCTTGGTGGTTGGCGCGGTCGCCCACCACCACGCCGCCGTTCTGCCACACGAAAGCGAGGAACCCCGCCGCCACCAGCGCGTAGGGCCACGCCACCAGCAGCACCGCCTTCACATGAGCGCCGCAAGTAAAGAACTCCACACTAAAAAGGAAAACGCGTTTGGCTCCACTTAGAGAAAGAGGAACGTGAAACGCGGCGGACTTGTCGTCCGACTTTTTGGAATGCGCCGCCCTCCACGCGTCGTCCATGTGGCCGGCCACCAGGGTGCCGGCGCAGAAGGCCACCCACACGATGTTGGTCTGGCGGAAGAGGACGGCGCAGGCGGCGAGCAGCGCCGAGGCCTTGTGGCAGCCGTGGAGCGTCATCAGGTACgtgaagaggatgaagaaggTGGATCCGGCGTCTGTGTAGTACAGGAAGTTGAAGAAGTAGAGCACGGGGAAGGCGGAGAGCGACAGCGCCGAGAGGATCCGACGAGCGGCTGTTCGCGTCTGGACGGGAAACAGACAAGTGAAAGTTGCGTCTCATACCAAATtaactgaaaaatgtatttaaaaaaaaaacaaacaataaaatctGCTTCATTTCAGTTGGCCAGTTGTGATGCTGATAAAAACTTCACCTTCTCCTTCGGGTGTAACCTGCAAATGAGCCGGTAGAGCAGGTAGAGGTTGCCGCAGTTGAAGAGGAGGTTGATGAAGCGCAGCATGGCCGTGGAGCACACCACTTCGCCCGTCATGTCGGCGAGTCGCACCACGGGCTTGATGATGCCCACGGAGACCAGGTAGAGGCCTGGGAGGGTGGTGATCATCGGGTCCCACTgtgcataaagaaaaaaaaataaaataaaaacattagggCTGTAAAGGAGAGGACATTTTCCAGTACATTTTATTGAGATTTTATAACTGGTTATAAGTATGTTTATTGTaacataatgaataataattgtTAGTAATATTTCATTGCAtccttatttaattttttacttAATTCTTTTTTGCACCTTAGAGAAGAATATATCGGTGAATTTAATCACTGATAGAGTCATTTgtttacacgcacacacaaaaaaaagaacgcccAAGGTTGTATTATGGAAATTGTAGTACaaatgcgattttttttttcatggttaaAGTAAATGAGACTGCAATCTCAAATGATGCAGTTACAAAAACATATTGCTTGGATAATTTCGTAATTTGAATATCTTTGCATGAAATGGTGGCTCAAAACTCGCGCTGTCTCCGGATGAGCACCGTTAGCTAATCCGCTAGTCACTCCACCAAAATTTGAGATAAAACAATTTTACCTGATTGAATTTCCCGTGGCAATATTTTTGAGCTTGGGGCACATGGAAAATCTCGTCCATGTAGGGCTCTCGTTGCTCCCGGGTGACTTTGGAGAAGAGCAGGCAGGACACCAGAAAGTTGGTGCTGCACAACGCGGTGAAGATGTAGCCTTCGAATTTATCCATTTTCTACACGCGATGTAATCGCTAAACGCAATTGCTACAAGAAACAAACTATTAAAACTGTTAGCGTGTTGTTTACCTGCATTACTACAATATGCGCAAATGAAAAGTCCTTAAAAATAATGCATGGGTTGCCCATTGTTTAGGTTACAGACGCG is a genomic window containing:
- the alg10 gene encoding dol-P-Glc:Glc(2)Man(9)GlcNAc(2)-PP-Dol alpha-1,2-glucosyltransferase, translating into MDKFEGYIFTALCSTNFLVSCLLFSKVTREQREPYMDEIFHVPQAQKYCHGKFNQWDPMITTLPGLYLVSVGIIKPVVRLADMTGEVVCSTAMLRFINLLFNCGNLYLLYRLICRLHPKEKTRTAARRILSALSLSAFPVLYFFNFLYYTDAGSTFFILFTYLMTLHGCHKASALLAACAVLFRQTNIVWVAFCAGTLVAGHMDDAWRAAHSKKSDDKSAAFHVPLSLSGAKRVFLFSVEFFTCGAHVKAVLLVAWPYALVAAGFLAFVWQNGGVVVGDRANHQACLNFPQLFYFFSFALFFSLPVSLCHHRVRRFLQAMKKRPVLFLVATVVSVLMVWKFTAVHKYLLADNRHFTFYVWRRFFQRHEVLRFLLIPVYIFAGWHFLDSLKSRSLFWTAAFLACLLAATVPQKLLEFRYFIVPYLMYRLHMPLPSVARLALEFALYAAVNGVTIYVFVNKTFRWPDSAAAQRFMW